Genomic DNA from Candidatus Koribacter versatilis Ellin345:
CTCCTATGGCCTCGACCTCTACCTCAGCGCTGCTGAACAACGCGGCCTGTTGAAGATCCTGTCGAGACCGCGTGTCGTGACCCAGAACAACGTGACTGCTCTCGTCCGCCAAGGTTTCCGTCTGCCGGTCGTTACGCTGTCGCAGTTGAACGGTCCTCCGACCGTCACCTACGTGGACGCTTTCCTCCGCCTGACGGTTACGCCCCAGATCACAGTTGAGAACACCATCTTCCTGGCAGTCGACGTGGAAAACACCACGCCTGACTTCACCCGGACGGTACTCGGCAACCCGATCCTGTTGACGCAACAGACCACCACCCAGGTCCTCGTGACCGACGGCGGCACGGTCACCATCGGCGGCGTGGTTCAGACGCAGAACACCTTGACGAGCCAGGAAGTTCCGATCCTCGGCGACATCCCGATCCTCAAGTACTTGTTCATGCACAAGACCACCAACACCCAGACCCAGGAACTGATCTTCTTCATCACTCCGAAGATCGTTCAAACATAGCCAGCTCTGCTTCCGACGCCGGGCGAGCAATCGCCCGGCTTTTTCTTTGCCGTGTAGGATGAGAGCCACGTGAGCAAAGCCCAACAACTTGTCCGCAGCGTTGGCCTCTTCGACGCCACGATGCTGGTGATGGGCGGTATCGTCGGCTCCGGCATCTTCATCAATCCTTACGTAGTTGCGCAACAGGTGCACACAGCACCGCTAATCCTCGGTGCGTGGCTGGCAGGTGGCGTCATCGCTACGCTGGGTGCCTTCATCTATGCCGAACTCGCGGGCCGGCAGCCCTCCGTGGGCGGCCAATACGCCTATCTCCGTGACGCCATCCACCCGCTCGCTGGCTTCCTTTACGGATGGGTCCTTCTGCTGGTGATTCAGACCGGAGGCATGGCAGCCGTCACCGTGACCTTCGCGCGGTACTTCCTTGTTCTTACCCATTGGGCCGTGCCAGAGAGAGTGGTTGCCGTCGTCACGCTATCGCTCCTCACTCTGATCAACTGCCTCGGTGTGAAGTTCGGAAGCCGGGTACAGAGTGCGCTCATGATCCTGAAAATCGGCGCGATTGCATTTCTTGTCGTCGCCGGGTTTCTCTACATTCGCGAGCCGTTTGCTGTCGGTGGAACTGTACTCGATCGCCCCCTCTCACCAGGCCTTCTATCTTCATTTGGAGCCGCAATGGTCCCGGTGCTCTTCGCATTTGGTGGCTGGCAGACGGCCAATTTCGTTGCCGGCGAAGTTCGCGATCCGCGAAAGAATCTCGCGCGTGCCTTGCTCCTCGGCGTTGCTGGCGTGATCGTCCTCTATCTCGCCGTGAACTTCGTGTGCGTGCGTGCGCTCGGGCCTGTGGGACTAGCTGCCACCCGCGTACCCGCTACAGATGTCATGCGTCTCGCGATGGCGCAGCGTGGCGCAACGATCGTGACGCTGGGTATCACCGTCTCAACCCTCGGCTTCCTAAGCCAATCGATTCTCACCGCTCCGCGCGTTTACTTTGCGATGGCCGAGGATGGCGTCTTCTTCCGCGCAGTAGCCAAAGTGAACGAAAAGACCCACGTCCCCATTCTGGCAATCGTGCTGCAAAGCGTGTGGACGATCGTTGTTGCGCTTACTGGCCGGTATGAACAAATCCTGAACTACGTTGTTTCGATGGACTTCGTCTTCTTCGGACTGACGGCTTGCACGCTGTTCGTATTCCGAAAGCGCAGCTCCTTGGAAAACGGCGCCAGTGGCGGATTTCAGGTGCCAGGCCATCCCTGGACCACGCTCGTATTCATCGCCGCCTCGTGGCTCGTGGTCACGAATACAATCTACAAGTATCCCGCGAACAGCCTTCTTGGCTTCGCGATTCTTCTCGTCGGCATGCCGGTGTATTGGCTGTGGCGACGGAAAGGAAAAGTCCTCTCGCAATGACGTCCTCCCGCACCGCCGCCCACTCGCCCTACATGGAATACGCGAAGCTATACTCCGCCGCGAAATACAATCTTGCGACCAGTGGAGTCATGTCGTATCCGTTGGCAGAACTGCCAGTGCGCTTGGAGGACCTAGAGATCAACGGTCCCACCGTGTACGGCTACGCGCCGCTGCAGGAGCGTCTCGCGAAACTCAATGGTGTGAAGGAAGAGAACGTTGTCGCAGCTTACGGGACTTCGATGGCCAATCACCTCGCCATGGCTGGAACTTTCGATTCCGGTGACGAAGTCCTTATCGAGGAGCCAACGTACGAGTTGCTCACCAGCGCTCTGGCGTTTCTCGGCGCGAAGATCAAACGCTTCCCGCGTCCTTACGAGAGCGGGTTCGCAATCGATCCGGCCGACGTTAAGCGCGTAATTACGCCGAATACGAAGCTAATTGTTATCACCAACCTTCACAATCCCAGCAGTGTGCTGACAAGCGATGCGGTGTTACGCGAAGTCGGTGAAATCGCCGCGAAGCACGGTGCCCGTGTGCTCGTGGACGAAGTCTATCTCGAAGCCCTCGGCGATAAACGTCCCAAGCCCGCGATCCATCTTGGTGAAAACTTCCTCGTTACCAGCAGCCTCACCAAAGCCTTCGGCCTCAGTGGCGTGCGTTGCGGATGGATCCTCGCCGAACCCAAACTTGCGCACCGCATCTGGCGCATGAACGACCTCTTTGCAGCCACTCCTTCGCATCCCGCTGACCGCATCAGCGTCATTGCCCTCGACAATCTTTCGCGTGTCGCCGAGCGCGCTCACAGAATCCTTGATGAAAACCACCGAGCGCTGAACGAACTGCTCGCTTCGCGCAACGAAATCGATTTCGTGAACCCCGGCGTCGGCACTACTGTCTTTCCCAAGCTCCGTTCTGGCAGTGTCGAAGCGTTCGACCGCTTTCTCCGCGAGAAGTACGAAACCGCCATTGTTCCCGGCAAATTCTTTGAAATGCCGCAACACTTCCGCATCGGTCTCGGCGGCGATACCGCGATGACTCGCGAAGGCCTGAAGCGGCTTGCCACGGCGCTCGCAGAGTTTCGCCCCTAGCCGACCTCCACCTTTTGCAACCGAGCACAGGCTCAACTCATCTCTTACTGTGACGCTCTGACCCGCAGTAAATCCCATTGAAAACAGGGAAGGGATTGGAATGAGTAGTGCTGCTGTCCAGCAGCAGGAGGCGTCTGCCACAAGTCCGTGGTTGATTGCCATTGCTGTCATGTTGGCGACCTTTATGGAGGTGCTCGATACCTCGATCGCCTCGGTCGCCCTGCCACATATCGCGGGAAGCCTTTCGGCAACGAACGACGAAGCCACCTGGGTACTCACCAGCTATCTCGTCGCCAACGCCATCATTCTCCCGGCGAGTACGTGGTTTGCGCTGCGCTTTGGTCGCAAGCGCTTCCTCATTATCTGTATCGCTATCTTTACCGTTTCCTCGTTTGCCTGCGGTGCTGCCACAAGTCTATGGATGATCCTCGCCGCGCGTGCTATCCAGGGCGCCGGAGGGGGCGCGTTGCAGCCGCTCTCGCAGGCCATCTTGCTCGAAAGTTTCCCGCCGCAAAAACGCGGCTTGGCGATGGCTGTCTTCGCCCTCGGCGTCGTTGTTGCTCCGGTCCTCGGTCCAACCTTTGGCGGCTGGCTCACCGACACCTACTCCTGGCGCTGGGCCTTCTACATCAACATCCCCATCGGAATTCTCGCTGTCTTCATGATCTTGCGTTATGTCGTCGATCCTCCGTACATCAAGAATGCAAAGCCCGGAAGAATCGACGCCATCGGCCTCGGCCTGCTCGCCGTTTGGCTCGGCGCGCTTCAGATTATTCTCGACAAAGGGCAGGAAGTGGATTGGTGGAGTGCTACTTGGCTGCGCTGGGCTACCCTCGTTCTGCTCGTCACATTCATTGCGTTTCTCTGGTGGCAATTCACAGCCGAGAAACCGCTGGTGAATCTTCGCGTCTTCACGCATCGCAATTTCACTCTGGGCTGCATCATGATCGGCCTCTTCGGCGCCGTGATCTACGGCATGGTCACGCTGCTGCCGCTGTTTTATCAAGAGTTGATGGGCTATACCGCCCTGAATGCCGGCATCGCTGTGAGTCCCCGGGGTGTGGGTGCAATTGTCGCCATGCCCATAATCGGTATCCTTACCAGTCGCATTGACAATCGCTGGCTGATCGCCTTCGGCTTCGCGCTCTTCGGAATTTGCAGCATCTGGTTCGGCGAAGTCTATCTCGGCATCGGCCCCTGGACGTTCATCTGGGCGATCATCCTCAGCGGATTCGCGTCAGGCTGCGTCTTCGTGCCGCTCTCTACCACCACGATGGCAGGGCTCCGCAACGAAGAGATTGGCAACGCCAGCGGCCTCTACAATCTCCTGCGCAATATCGGTGGCAGCATTGGCATTTCCATTGTGAACATGATTGTTGCCCGCCACTCGCAAACGCATCGCAACGATCTAGTTCACAACATCTCGGCACAGAACCCGAACTTCCATAACCAGTTCGGTGCGATCGCGAACGGCCTGAAGGACGCAGGATCCGGCGGCAACGGAGCGCCGCTGTGGGATTCAACCACGCGGGCGTGGGGCGTTGTGAATGGCATGGTCGAACGCCAAGCGCGGCTCTGGTCCTACGTTGACGACTTCCGCTATCTCGCGCTCGTATGTTTCGCGTGCGTGCCCCTGGTCTTCATGCTGAAGAAGGCAGTCGCTAAAAAGGGAGCTGTGGGCGCCGCGCACTAAAGGCGGCGCTCCGCTCAACCTACGCGCTTATCGCGGTCTTCTCAGACTTCCAGAAGGGATTGTCGAGTCCCGCTAAAGGGTGTTTTTCATCCGGCCGATTCGTTTCCGGATGTCGCTCTTCGTTCTGGGGACACGGCGAGTTCAAATGGTGTTCGCTTCCACAATAAGGACAGTGCATCAGAGTTGCTCCCGAATAGAGTGTTGCACCTTACGCAACTCTTATTAGAAGCCTCCGCGCGAGAACGCAGAAACGCAAAATATTAATTCGCTCGAACGATTATTCGAATTGTCACATGCGATGCGACTTCGATTTTTTCGCCACCGGACGATGGCGCATGAGATCGATGAATGCAGTCGCAGAACGGGGTAGAGTGCGATCGTTACGGTAGATCAGGCCTAACTCGCGCCACATGTCCACCCCTGCAATCGGCAGCATCTTGGCTTTCCCTGCGCGCACTTCATCTTGCGCGAAGGTGCTACTCAATAGCGTTACGCCCACGCCCGACACCACGAAGCTCTTGATCAGCCCAA
This window encodes:
- a CDS encoding APC family permease, with translation MSKAQQLVRSVGLFDATMLVMGGIVGSGIFINPYVVAQQVHTAPLILGAWLAGGVIATLGAFIYAELAGRQPSVGGQYAYLRDAIHPLAGFLYGWVLLLVIQTGGMAAVTVTFARYFLVLTHWAVPERVVAVVTLSLLTLINCLGVKFGSRVQSALMILKIGAIAFLVVAGFLYIREPFAVGGTVLDRPLSPGLLSSFGAAMVPVLFAFGGWQTANFVAGEVRDPRKNLARALLLGVAGVIVLYLAVNFVCVRALGPVGLAATRVPATDVMRLAMAQRGATIVTLGITVSTLGFLSQSILTAPRVYFAMAEDGVFFRAVAKVNEKTHVPILAIVLQSVWTIVVALTGRYEQILNYVVSMDFVFFGLTACTLFVFRKRSSLENGASGGFQVPGHPWTTLVFIAASWLVVTNTIYKYPANSLLGFAILLVGMPVYWLWRRKGKVLSQ
- a CDS encoding aminotransferase class I/II-fold pyridoxal phosphate-dependent enzyme, coding for MTSSRTAAHSPYMEYAKLYSAAKYNLATSGVMSYPLAELPVRLEDLEINGPTVYGYAPLQERLAKLNGVKEENVVAAYGTSMANHLAMAGTFDSGDEVLIEEPTYELLTSALAFLGAKIKRFPRPYESGFAIDPADVKRVITPNTKLIVITNLHNPSSVLTSDAVLREVGEIAAKHGARVLVDEVYLEALGDKRPKPAIHLGENFLVTSSLTKAFGLSGVRCGWILAEPKLAHRIWRMNDLFAATPSHPADRISVIALDNLSRVAERAHRILDENHRALNELLASRNEIDFVNPGVGTTVFPKLRSGSVEAFDRFLREKYETAIVPGKFFEMPQHFRIGLGGDTAMTREGLKRLATALAEFRP
- a CDS encoding DHA2 family efflux MFS transporter permease subunit produces the protein MSSAAVQQQEASATSPWLIAIAVMLATFMEVLDTSIASVALPHIAGSLSATNDEATWVLTSYLVANAIILPASTWFALRFGRKRFLIICIAIFTVSSFACGAATSLWMILAARAIQGAGGGALQPLSQAILLESFPPQKRGLAMAVFALGVVVAPVLGPTFGGWLTDTYSWRWAFYINIPIGILAVFMILRYVVDPPYIKNAKPGRIDAIGLGLLAVWLGALQIILDKGQEVDWWSATWLRWATLVLLVTFIAFLWWQFTAEKPLVNLRVFTHRNFTLGCIMIGLFGAVIYGMVTLLPLFYQELMGYTALNAGIAVSPRGVGAIVAMPIIGILTSRIDNRWLIAFGFALFGICSIWFGEVYLGIGPWTFIWAIILSGFASGCVFVPLSTTTMAGLRNEEIGNASGLYNLLRNIGGSIGISIVNMIVARHSQTHRNDLVHNISAQNPNFHNQFGAIANGLKDAGSGGNGAPLWDSTTRAWGVVNGMVERQARLWSYVDDFRYLALVCFACVPLVFMLKKAVAKKGAVGAAH